In one window of Methanocorpusculum sp. DNA:
- a CDS encoding methionine adenosyltransferase: MKRNISITHLSQTPMEKQKVELVERKCIGHPDSIADGVAEAISRALCREYMDECDGAVLHHNTDQGEVVAGESLPQFGGGKIIKPIYFLLTGRATRQFGDKVFATDSIAVEAARSYLRETIPTFNMESDVVVDCRMGTGSTDLRDVFHTKKGHTAVPRANDTSFGVGHAPFSQVEQIILGLDEYIAKEFRPKNPMVGYDLKLMGLRDINTITITVASAMVDRYCSGVDEYVEMKEKMAESFSNVARQYTDRKVKVEINTADIIRKKATSVFLTVNGTSAEMGDDGSVGRGNRCNGLITPNRPMSMEATSGKNPINHIGKIYNLLSTEIAKEACQKVDGIDEMYVRLLSQIGHPIDYPHIASVQCITKRGYMFKDFAPEVEELVNKRLENITDITRLVIDGKLKTF; this comes from the coding sequence ATGAAGAGAAATATCAGCATCACACATCTTTCTCAGACTCCAATGGAAAAGCAGAAAGTCGAACTGGTCGAACGCAAATGTATCGGTCATCCCGACAGTATTGCTGACGGCGTTGCCGAAGCGATCTCCCGGGCACTCTGCAGAGAATACATGGACGAATGCGACGGCGCAGTCCTTCACCACAACACTGATCAGGGCGAAGTCGTTGCAGGTGAATCCCTCCCGCAGTTTGGCGGCGGTAAGATCATCAAACCGATCTACTTCCTCTTAACCGGAAGAGCAACCCGCCAGTTCGGCGACAAAGTATTCGCCACCGATTCTATCGCCGTTGAGGCTGCACGTTCCTATCTGAGAGAAACCATACCCACCTTCAATATGGAAAGCGATGTAGTCGTCGACTGCCGTATGGGTACGGGATCCACCGATCTTCGTGATGTGTTCCACACAAAGAAAGGTCACACCGCAGTTCCGCGTGCAAACGACACCTCTTTTGGTGTTGGTCATGCTCCCTTCTCCCAAGTCGAGCAGATAATCCTCGGACTCGACGAGTACATCGCCAAAGAGTTCCGTCCGAAAAACCCGATGGTCGGTTACGATCTCAAACTCATGGGACTCAGAGACATCAATACCATCACCATCACTGTAGCCTCAGCAATGGTCGACCGATATTGTTCCGGAGTCGACGAGTATGTGGAGATGAAAGAGAAGATGGCAGAATCCTTCTCCAATGTCGCCAGACAGTACACCGACAGAAAAGTGAAAGTCGAGATCAATACCGCAGATATCATCCGCAAAAAAGCGACCTCGGTTTTCCTGACCGTGAACGGTACTTCTGCTGAGATGGGCGACGACGGATCGGTCGGACGCGGAAACCGCTGCAACGGACTTATCACGCCAAACAGACCTATGTCCATGGAAGCAACCTCAGGTAAGAACCCGATCAACCATATCGGCAAGATCTACAACCTGCTTTCTACTGAAATTGCAAAGGAAGCATGCCAGAAAGTTGATGGTATCGATGAGATGTATGTCAGACTCCTCTCCCAGATCGGTCACCCAATCGACTACCCGCACATTGCAAGCGTTCAGTGCATTACCAAACGCGGATACATGTTCAAGGACTTCGCACCCGAAGTCGAGGAGCTCGTCAACAAGCGTCTGGAAAACATCACCGACATCACCAGACTCGTCATCGACGGGAAATTAAAGACCTTCTAA
- a CDS encoding diadenylate cyclase: MSDKNRNLLLAADNLAKTVNALAIISFLPKEEELVIDTPTVHVVDIQPEILRDRSMIALVDYCSNQIVDAVLQYKILTSVDSGTVVAAFPYAILIYDVESEDNSFSVGNYAHIVDPEALHAVLMLALELAHDGREGRSIGTAFIVGDIDELKRWSHQGVLNPYAGHPKEVRDVKVKENWESVKEFAQLDGVFIVDRNGIIEASGRYLDADSRDANLQSGLGGRHLATAAITKVVQAVGIVVSESGGVIRVFVGGKSVAQIRTDIKLIL, from the coding sequence ATGAGTGATAAGAACAGAAATCTTCTATTAGCCGCGGACAATCTGGCAAAAACGGTGAACGCCCTTGCCATCATTTCTTTTCTTCCAAAAGAAGAGGAGCTCGTCATCGACACACCTACCGTGCACGTGGTCGATATCCAGCCCGAGATCCTGCGTGATCGCAGCATGATAGCTCTCGTGGATTACTGTTCGAATCAGATCGTCGATGCGGTACTTCAGTATAAGATACTGACCAGCGTGGACAGTGGAACGGTGGTTGCCGCATTTCCGTATGCGATCCTTATCTATGATGTGGAAAGTGAGGACAATTCATTCTCAGTCGGCAATTATGCACATATCGTCGATCCGGAAGCCCTTCACGCAGTACTGATGCTCGCGCTTGAACTCGCCCATGACGGACGTGAAGGCAGATCGATTGGTACTGCTTTCATTGTAGGCGATATCGATGAACTGAAACGCTGGTCGCATCAGGGTGTTCTGAATCCATATGCGGGCCACCCAAAAGAAGTCAGGGACGTAAAGGTCAAGGAAAACTGGGAGAGTGTGAAGGAGTTTGCCCAGCTTGACGGCGTCTTTATCGTCGATCGGAACGGGATCATCGAAGCGTCCGGCAGGTATCTCGATGCAGACAGCCGTGATGCGAATCTGCAGAGCGGACTTGGCGGCAGACATCTTGCCACCGCGGCAATCACCAAGGTCGTACAGGCGGTAGGCATCGTTGTCTCCGAATCGGGGGGGGTCATCCGCGTCTTTGTCGGCGGGAAGTCCGTTGCCCAGATCCGAACGGATATCAAACTGATACTTTGA
- the sucD gene encoding succinate--CoA ligase subunit alpha: MIYAGKNTGILVQGATGSQGKFHINLMNAYAKQVGGTGVVAGMTPGKAGQDVFGVPVYNSVVDALDEYEIGASVIFVPASGCGDAIMEAADARIPTIVTITEHVPVHDIMRAVAYAGSRGSRVIGPNCPGMLVPDECKLGIIPANLCKKGDVGVISRSGTLTYQVISELTSAGFGQSGIIGIGGDAVIGQTFAEVVDEFHADGRTKTVVLIGEVGGSLEIEGARRALDLGMPIVSYIAGVSAPKEKRMGHAGAIVEGGEGDAGSKIERLRALDIPVATRPSEIPDLIRGL, translated from the coding sequence ATGATCTACGCAGGAAAGAACACAGGCATCCTCGTGCAGGGAGCAACAGGATCCCAGGGAAAGTTCCACATCAATCTGATGAACGCCTATGCAAAACAGGTGGGCGGCACCGGCGTTGTTGCCGGTATGACTCCCGGAAAAGCCGGTCAGGATGTCTTCGGCGTTCCGGTCTATAACTCCGTTGTGGACGCCTTGGATGAATATGAGATCGGAGCTTCGGTCATCTTCGTTCCGGCAAGCGGATGCGGGGACGCCATCATGGAAGCTGCCGATGCACGCATTCCTACCATTGTCACGATCACAGAACATGTTCCAGTACATGATATCATGCGGGCAGTGGCCTATGCCGGTTCCCGCGGGTCCCGGGTTATTGGCCCGAACTGTCCGGGAATGCTTGTTCCGGATGAATGCAAACTGGGTATCATTCCGGCAAATCTCTGCAAGAAAGGGGACGTTGGCGTCATCTCGCGAAGCGGGACCCTGACATACCAGGTCATATCCGAACTGACCTCGGCCGGTTTTGGTCAGTCAGGAATTATCGGCATCGGCGGAGATGCGGTCATAGGTCAGACCTTTGCCGAAGTTGTAGATGAGTTCCATGCAGACGGACGGACAAAGACCGTTGTTCTGATCGGGGAGGTGGGCGGCAGTCTGGAGATCGAAGGAGCACGTCGTGCACTTGACCTCGGCATGCCTATCGTCTCGTATATCGCCGGTGTTTCTGCCCCGAAAGAGAAACGCATGGGACATGCCGGCGCGATCGTCGAAGGCGGCGAAGGAGATGCCGGATCCAAGATCGAACGTCTGCGAGCCCTCGACATCCCGGTTGCAACACGCCCGTCGGAGATCCCAGATCTTATCAGGGGGTTATAA
- the sucC gene encoding ADP-forming succinate--CoA ligase subunit beta encodes MKFREYEAKQIFRESGIPVPNSVLITSADEAKPALDKVSDKVVLKAQVDVGGRGKAGGILPATAENIADVARDLFAKTIKGLPVEKILVEEALEISHEYYLSITIDRAKKMPLILFSSEGGVEIETLAKERPEALRRVYVDPSFVTLPDFIVRNVIGTAPKEIGKIVRDLFAVFRSKDAVLAEINPLVMTPKGILAADGKIILDDNSLARQGISENRDLTPREAEAEKHGFSYVELDGNIGVIGNGAGLTMATLDIISHYHGKAANFLDVGGGAASDRVMYAVRLVASMPGVKVIVVNLLGGITRCDEVAKGIIEAGVSQPVIVRIAGTNEEEGRRLLQACGYVMSDTMDQAIRAAVEVIQ; translated from the coding sequence ATGAAATTCCGCGAATATGAAGCGAAACAGATCTTCCGGGAATCAGGAATCCCGGTGCCAAACAGCGTTCTGATCACCTCCGCCGACGAGGCAAAACCGGCTCTGGACAAGGTTTCTGATAAAGTCGTCCTCAAAGCTCAGGTCGATGTGGGCGGCAGAGGAAAAGCCGGCGGCATTCTTCCGGCAACGGCAGAGAACATTGCCGATGTCGCCCGCGATCTGTTTGCGAAGACCATCAAGGGACTTCCCGTTGAAAAGATTCTGGTCGAAGAAGCGCTCGAAATCTCGCATGAATATTATCTGAGCATCACCATCGACCGTGCAAAAAAAATGCCGCTGATTCTTTTTTCCAGCGAAGGCGGCGTCGAGATCGAGACCCTCGCAAAGGAACGACCCGAGGCACTCCGTCGCGTGTATGTGGATCCGTCATTTGTCACCCTTCCGGATTTCATCGTCCGAAACGTGATAGGTACCGCTCCAAAAGAAATAGGTAAAATCGTTCGTGATCTCTTTGCCGTTTTCCGATCTAAAGATGCAGTTCTTGCGGAGATCAATCCCTTGGTGATGACGCCGAAAGGTATTCTTGCAGCAGACGGCAAGATCATTCTGGATGACAACTCCCTAGCCCGCCAGGGCATCTCCGAGAACAGGGACCTCACCCCGCGTGAGGCCGAGGCCGAGAAGCACGGCTTCTCCTATGTCGAGCTGGACGGAAACATCGGCGTGATCGGAAATGGAGCCGGCCTTACCATGGCGACGCTCGATATCATATCCCACTATCACGGAAAAGCCGCGAACTTCCTGGATGTCGGCGGCGGGGCTGCGTCAGACAGAGTTATGTATGCAGTCCGGCTTGTTGCATCCATGCCTGGCGTAAAAGTGATCGTGGTCAATCTTCTTGGCGGGATCACCCGCTGTGATGAAGTCGCCAAAGGGATTATTGAAGCAGGCGTCTCACAGCCGGTGATCGTTCGTATCGCCGGTACAAACGAAGAAGAAGGCCGCCGGCTCCTTCAGGCGTGCGGATACGTCATGTCCGATACTATGGACCAGGCGATCCGGGCCGCGGTGGAGGTAATACAATGA
- a CDS encoding 2-oxoacid:acceptor oxidoreductase family protein, with amino-acid sequence MKSEIRFSGLGGQGIITAAVILGRAAALYAGKYVVQTQSYGPEARGGASASAVIISDDPIFYPKVTDPDVYAIMSQEAYNKYGSKVKDNAVMLIDPGYVTSRPACKYYEVPATAESKSQLGKTVFANVIMLGGILEATGIVSYDALEHAVLDSVPKGTEENNKRALAIGQELVRSQL; translated from the coding sequence ATGAAATCCGAAATCAGATTCTCCGGTCTTGGCGGTCAGGGGATCATCACCGCGGCGGTCATTCTTGGAAGGGCAGCTGCATTATATGCGGGAAAATATGTTGTCCAGACTCAGAGTTACGGTCCCGAAGCCCGCGGCGGGGCCTCAGCCTCTGCGGTTATCATCTCGGATGATCCGATCTTTTATCCGAAGGTAACGGATCCGGATGTATATGCCATTATGTCCCAGGAAGCATACAATAAATACGGCTCGAAGGTCAAGGATAATGCCGTAATGCTCATCGACCCGGGGTATGTCACCAGCCGGCCGGCATGCAAATATTATGAGGTGCCGGCGACGGCAGAATCAAAATCGCAGTTGGGAAAAACCGTGTTTGCCAATGTGATCATGCTCGGCGGGATCCTTGAAGCGACCGGGATCGTGTCCTATGATGCGCTTGAACATGCGGTTTTGGACAGCGTCCCCAAAGGTACGGAAGAGAATAACAAACGGGCACTTGCGATCGGGCAGGAACTCGTCAGGAGTCAACTATGA